The genomic window CCGCAGGCGCGCAGTACCTCCTGGTGGAGCAGGACGAACTGTACGGACGCACTATGTGGGATGCCCTCCAGACCTCGTACGACAACCTGGTGGCCATGGGCCACGCCGACCTTTTCTAGATTCCCACACAGGAGATTCCGTTCATGAGTAAAAAAGTACGCCTCGGCATCATCGGCCTTGGCCAGCAGGGCGGCGCCTATGCCCGGTTCATCAATGATGGGCTGGTCCCGAACATGGAGATCGCCGCTATTTGCGACATCGATCCCGCGAAGAAGGAGCTCGCAGCCTCCCAGTACCCAGGTGTCCCGTTCTTTGAGGACTACATCACGATGCTGGAGAGCGGTGCGGTGGATGCGATAGTTACCTGCGTGCCGCACTTCCTGCACCCGGAGATGGCCATCGAAACCCTCAAGCGCAACATCCACGCACTCGTGGAGAAACCTGCCGGCGTTTACACCAAGCAGGTGAAGGAGCTCAACGAGTTCGCGGCCTCCAAGCCGGAGCTCTCCTTCGGCATCATGTTCAACCAGCGCAACAACCCGTTGTACAAGAAGCTCAAGGAGATCGTCGATAACGGCGAGATCGGCAGCATTCGCCGCACCAACTGGATCATCACCAACTGGTGGCGTCCGCAGGGTTACTACAACTCCAGCGAATGGCGCGCCACGTGGGGCGGCGAGGGCGGCGGCGTCCTGGTCAACCAGGCCCCGCACCAGCTGGACCTCTGGCAGTGGATCTGTGGCGTCCCGAAGTCGGTGTACTCGAAGGTGGCGTTCGGCTTCCGCCGTGACATCGCCGTCGAGGATGAAGTGACCGCCGTCGTGGATTATGGCGACGGCGCCACCGGCGTTTTCGTCACGGCCACCCACGACATCGTGGGAACCGACAGGTTCGAAATCCTGGGCGACCAAGGCAAGATCGTGGTGGAAGACAGCAAAGTGGCCACGGTTACCCGCCTGGTCAAGCCGGAGAGGGAAATCAGCGACTCGATGGGCATGGACGATGTCCGCAAGCTCTTCATGGGCCAGCTGAACCGGGAAGAGCTCTACAGCACGGAAGTCATTGAATTCGAGTCCGTCTGGGGCGGCCAGCATGCAGGGGTCCTGGAGAACTTTGCTGCCAACATCCTGGACGGTACTCCGCTGCTGGCCCCGGGCTCCGATGGCATCAACGGTGTCCGTTTGGCCAACGCCATCCACCTCTCGGCCTGGACGGGCAAGGAAGTGGCGCTGGACTTTGACGAGGACGAGTTCCTGCATGAACTGAACAAGCGAATCGCCGAAGAGGGCAAGTTCGCCGAACGATCCTAAGCGGGACGTTTCACAGAGGGCGGGGCCGGTTGCCAACAAATGGATGGCAACCGGCCTGTTTTTGTTGCCATGCGGTCTACGATGGAGCGGTGACTGACGTGACGAGCAACGGAGCAGCACCCGCCCCTGCCAAAAGAGGGCGGGGGGAGAAGTCTTCTGCCACGATCTATGACATCGCCAAGCTGGCGGGGGTGAATCCCTCCACCGTCTCGCGTGCCCTGAGCAAGCCCGGCCGTGTCAGCGCCAAGACGCAGAAGATCATTGAGGATGCTGCCGCTGAGCTGAACTACCAGGTGAACCCTTTTGCACGTGCCCTGCCTACAGGCCGTACACAGACCATCGGCTTGATCGTTGCGGACATCACCAACCCCACGTTCTTCGACATCATCCGCGGCGCTGAAACCACCGGTTCGGCCCGGGACTACACTCTGGTCCTGGCTGAGTCAGCGGAGTCGCCGGAAACGGAAGTGACCGCGGCCCGCCGGCTCCTGAGCACGGTGGACGGACTGATCCTGGCCAGCCCGCGCATGGACGACGACCACATCCGTGCTTTGGCTGCGGACAAACCCGTCGCCGTCATCAACCGCGAGATCCAAGGCGTTCCGTGCGTGGTTCCGGACGTCAACAAGGGCATCAGCGAGGCCGTGCGCAGCCTGGCCGCCAATGGCCACGAGAAGCTCGCGTACGTGGCCGGCCCCAAGCAGTCCTGGATGACGGCCCGCCGCTGGGACGGCGTCAAAGCCGCCGCCGAGTGGTCCAAGCTCAGCGCGGTGCGCCTTGAGTCGTCCAAACCAACGGTCGACGGCGGCCGGCAGGTTGCGCGCGACGTCCTGGAAAGCGGGGCGACGGCGGTGATCACCTACAACGACCTCCTGGCCATCGGGCTGATGCAGGAACTGCAGGCCGGCGGCATGCGCGTTCCGGACCAGATCAGCATTGTTGGCTTTGATGACATCTTTGGCGCCGATTTCACCACTCCTGCCCTCACGACGGTCCGTTCGCCGTTGGGGGAGTGCGGCACCCGCGCCGTGACCATCCTCCTGGACATGCTCCAAGGCCATGACGCTCCCGGCGAAGCAGTCCGGGTGGAAACGGAGCTCGTGGTGCGCGGCTCCAGTGGGCGCCTGCTGGCGTAGTTTCCCCAACAGTTGCTGTTGTGTGAACAGCCCTGTCGCAACTAGTTGGCAATTTTTGGCAACCGGTTGACAAAAGTTGGACATGGCGGCCAAGATTGATCTATGTCACAGTCCATCGCAGCACACCCTGACCGGCTCCTGCCCGCAGATCCCGGGACGCGCAGCATCGCGCGGTCCTTGCTGGAGCGCGTCCAGGACCTGCCCATCATTTCCCCGCACGGCCACGTTGACGCCGCAGTCATCGAGCAGAACACGCCGTTCCCCGATCCCGCTGCCCTCCTGGTCAGCCCGGACCACTACGTCACCCGCCTGATCCACGCCAACGGTGTTCCGATGGATCAGCTGCTTGCCGGCACCGCGTCCGCACCGGAGTCCCGGCAGATCTGGCGCACCTTCGTGGAGGCCTGGCCCCTGTTCGAGGGAACAGCTTCCGGATACTGGCTGCGCACGCAGTTCGACAACGTCTTCAAGCTCGGCGCCGACCTCAGCGAGCTTCCTGCCGATGCAAGCTACGACGCCATTGCCGCCAAGCTGGTGGAACCGGACTTCCGCCCGCGGCAACTCTTCAAGGACTTCAACATCGAGGTCCTGGCCACCACGGATGATCCCCTGGACAACCTGGCCAGCCACAAAGCCCTGTCCGAGGACCCGAGCTTCAACGGCCGCGTCCTGCCCACCTTCCGCCCGGACGCCTACCTGAACGTGGCCCACCCCAGCTGGAGCTCCAACGTGGACCGGCTCATCGAGGCCGCTGCCGACGGCGCCACCGGCTACGCCGGCTACATCGCAGCGCTGGAAAACCGGCGTCGTTATTTCGTGGAACATGGCGCTGTCTCCGCAGACCACGGCGTCCGCACCCCGGCCACGCTCAAGCTGGACCCTGCCGACGCTGAAGCGCTCTTCGAACGGGCCCGCGCCGGCAAGGCAACGGCCGCAGACCGCGATGCGTTCGAGGCCCACATGATGTACCAGATGGCCCGGATGTCCGTGGAGGACGGCCTGGTCATGACCATCCACCCAGGCTCGTACCGGAACCACCACGGGCCCACCTTCGAGAACTTTGGCGCCGACACCGGCCACGATATTCCGTTTGCCGTGAACTACACCGAGGCCGTCCGTCCGTTGCTGCAGGACTTCGGCACGGCCAAGGATTTCCACCTGGTGCTCTTCACCCTGGATGAGACGGTGTTCTCCCGCGAACTGGCGCCTCTGGCCGGCTTCTACCCATCCGTCTACATCGGTGCCCCCTGGTGGTTCCTCGACGCACCGGACGCCATGTTGCGCTTCCGTTCGGCCGTCACTGAAACCGCCGGATTCTCCCGCTCCTCGGGGTTCATTGATGACACCCGGGCCTTCTGCTCCATCCCGGCACGGCACGACGCCTCCCGCAGGATCGAAGCCGCCTTCCTCGCGCGTCTCGTAGCCGAGCACCGCGTGACTGAAGACCGCGCGCATGAGCTGATCCTCGACGTCGTCGATTCCTCGCCCCGACGGGTGTTCAAGCTATGACCGCCGGACTTCCGCGCCTGGGCCGCGACGTTGCGCCCCGCCCCAAAGCGCCAGTGCGCATCGTTCACCTGGGCCTTGGCGCCTTCCACCGTTCGCATCAGGCCTGGTTCACCCAGCACGCCGGTGACGCGGGGGAGTGGGGCATCGCCTCCTTCACTGGTCGACGCCCGGACGCAG from Arthrobacter sp. StoSoilB20 includes these protein-coding regions:
- a CDS encoding Gfo/Idh/MocA family oxidoreductase, with the translated sequence MSKKVRLGIIGLGQQGGAYARFINDGLVPNMEIAAICDIDPAKKELAASQYPGVPFFEDYITMLESGAVDAIVTCVPHFLHPEMAIETLKRNIHALVEKPAGVYTKQVKELNEFAASKPELSFGIMFNQRNNPLYKKLKEIVDNGEIGSIRRTNWIITNWWRPQGYYNSSEWRATWGGEGGGVLVNQAPHQLDLWQWICGVPKSVYSKVAFGFRRDIAVEDEVTAVVDYGDGATGVFVTATHDIVGTDRFEILGDQGKIVVEDSKVATVTRLVKPEREISDSMGMDDVRKLFMGQLNREELYSTEVIEFESVWGGQHAGVLENFAANILDGTPLLAPGSDGINGVRLANAIHLSAWTGKEVALDFDEDEFLHELNKRIAEEGKFAERS
- a CDS encoding LacI family DNA-binding transcriptional regulator; amino-acid sequence: MTDVTSNGAAPAPAKRGRGEKSSATIYDIAKLAGVNPSTVSRALSKPGRVSAKTQKIIEDAAAELNYQVNPFARALPTGRTQTIGLIVADITNPTFFDIIRGAETTGSARDYTLVLAESAESPETEVTAARRLLSTVDGLILASPRMDDDHIRALAADKPVAVINREIQGVPCVVPDVNKGISEAVRSLAANGHEKLAYVAGPKQSWMTARRWDGVKAAAEWSKLSAVRLESSKPTVDGGRQVARDVLESGATAVITYNDLLAIGLMQELQAGGMRVPDQISIVGFDDIFGADFTTPALTTVRSPLGECGTRAVTILLDMLQGHDAPGEAVRVETELVVRGSSGRLLA
- the uxaC gene encoding glucuronate isomerase, with the translated sequence MSQSIAAHPDRLLPADPGTRSIARSLLERVQDLPIISPHGHVDAAVIEQNTPFPDPAALLVSPDHYVTRLIHANGVPMDQLLAGTASAPESRQIWRTFVEAWPLFEGTASGYWLRTQFDNVFKLGADLSELPADASYDAIAAKLVEPDFRPRQLFKDFNIEVLATTDDPLDNLASHKALSEDPSFNGRVLPTFRPDAYLNVAHPSWSSNVDRLIEAAADGATGYAGYIAALENRRRYFVEHGAVSADHGVRTPATLKLDPADAEALFERARAGKATAADRDAFEAHMMYQMARMSVEDGLVMTIHPGSYRNHHGPTFENFGADTGHDIPFAVNYTEAVRPLLQDFGTAKDFHLVLFTLDETVFSRELAPLAGFYPSVYIGAPWWFLDAPDAMLRFRSAVTETAGFSRSSGFIDDTRAFCSIPARHDASRRIEAAFLARLVAEHRVTEDRAHELILDVVDSSPRRVFKL